The following are encoded in a window of uncultured Ilyobacter sp. genomic DNA:
- the lpxI gene encoding UDP-2,3-diacylglucosamine diphosphatase LpxI (LpxI, functionally equivalent to LpxH, replaces it in LPS biosynthesis in a minority of bacteria.), with product MEKIGIIVGNGKLPLYFLKEAGVKGYEVFPIGLFDTIEEEIKQHENFRMMNVGCIGEIIKYLLSNGIEKLVMLGKVEKSIMFNNTEFDDYGKRLLKKLPDNKDETLLFGIIALLKLCGIKVLPQNHLLGNFMFKDKVYTRLSPEKKDDLTIKMGVEAAKALSELDAGQTVVCKDSSVVALEGIEGTDQTILRAGNYAGNGCIIIKMARPQQDMRVDIPAVGLDTIKRAVEIGAKGIVGEAGKMLFLDQEHAIKLADKNKLFIIGMKL from the coding sequence ATGGAGAAAATCGGGATAATAGTGGGCAATGGGAAATTGCCCCTTTATTTCTTAAAAGAGGCTGGGGTAAAGGGATATGAGGTATTTCCTATTGGCCTCTTTGATACAATTGAAGAGGAAATAAAACAACATGAAAATTTTAGGATGATGAATGTAGGGTGTATAGGGGAGATCATAAAATACCTTCTTAGTAACGGGATAGAAAAACTTGTGATGCTTGGGAAAGTCGAAAAAAGTATTATGTTTAATAATACGGAGTTTGATGATTATGGGAAAAGACTCTTGAAAAAACTTCCTGATAACAAAGATGAGACCCTTCTTTTTGGAATCATAGCCCTTTTAAAACTCTGCGGGATAAAAGTTTTACCCCAAAATCACCTGCTTGGAAATTTTATGTTTAAAGACAAAGTTTACACAAGGCTAAGTCCTGAAAAAAAGGACGATCTCACCATAAAAATGGGAGTAGAAGCAGCCAAGGCACTTAGCGAGCTTGATGCAGGGCAGACAGTTGTGTGTAAAGACTCTTCAGTTGTGGCCTTAGAGGGAATAGAGGGTACAGACCAGACCATTTTGAGGGCAGGAAACTATGCCGGAAATGGATGTATAATAATAAAAATGGCCAGACCTCAGCAGGACATGAGAGTAGATATCCCTGCAGTGGGACTAGATACGATAAAAAGAGCCGTTGAAATAGGAGCAAAAGGTATCGTTGGAGAAGCTGGAAAGATGCTTTTTCTCGATCAGGAACATGCTATAAAACTTGCAGATAAAAATAAACTTTTTATAATTGGTATGAAGCTTTAA
- the lpxB gene encoding lipid-A-disaccharide synthase: MKFFVSTGEISGDLHLSYLVKEIFKESNQSVFYGVAGEHCKNVGVNITQDIKELAVMGFTQAVMKYRFLKKKAYEYLDFIEINKIEKVILVDYGGFNLKFLELLKEKMPQIEVYYYIPPKLWVWGEKRIKSLKLADHIMVIFPWEVEFYKSHGVKSVYFGNPFIEKYKVIKNRGDDILLLPGSRKQEIKKLLPIMLEVVEKRKDEKFLLKLASENHLNWIEADLGKYNNLRVQSEITLIDAIKRSKIALAASGTVILELALMGIPGIVLYKTNLINEFIARYILKLGFVSLPNLTLNEEVYPELLQRECNSVKISDEINRILKDRNGINFKIEKIRKKLSGDEIIKSYAQYILRGSKVSHEQN, encoded by the coding sequence ATGAAATTTTTTGTTTCAACAGGAGAAATATCAGGAGATCTTCACCTTTCCTATCTTGTAAAAGAGATATTTAAAGAAAGCAATCAGTCAGTTTTTTACGGTGTTGCAGGAGAACACTGTAAAAATGTGGGAGTTAATATAACTCAGGATATAAAAGAACTGGCAGTAATGGGATTTACCCAGGCAGTTATGAAATACAGGTTTTTAAAGAAAAAAGCTTATGAGTACTTAGATTTTATAGAAATTAATAAGATAGAAAAAGTTATTCTTGTAGATTACGGAGGTTTTAACCTAAAATTTTTAGAGCTTCTAAAAGAAAAAATGCCTCAAATAGAGGTTTATTACTATATACCTCCTAAGCTGTGGGTATGGGGAGAAAAAAGAATAAAATCTTTAAAACTTGCAGATCATATAATGGTTATATTTCCCTGGGAAGTTGAATTTTATAAAAGTCATGGGGTAAAATCTGTATATTTTGGCAACCCATTTATTGAAAAATATAAAGTTATAAAAAATAGGGGAGATGATATACTTCTCCTTCCAGGAAGTAGAAAACAGGAAATTAAAAAGTTACTTCCAATTATGTTAGAAGTTGTAGAAAAGAGAAAAGATGAAAAATTTCTTCTGAAACTCGCTTCTGAGAATCATTTGAACTGGATAGAAGCTGACCTTGGAAAATATAATAACCTTAGGGTACAAAGTGAAATAACTTTGATAGATGCCATCAAAAGAAGTAAGATTGCCTTAGCTGCTTCAGGGACGGTAATACTAGAGCTTGCCCTTATGGGGATTCCTGGAATAGTCTTGTACAAAACTAATTTGATAAATGAGTTTATAGCGAGATATATATTAAAATTAGGTTTTGTATCTCTTCCAAATCTTACCTTGAATGAAGAGGTATATCCTGAGCTACTGCAGCGAGAGTGTAATTCTGTAAAAATTTCAGATGAAATTAATAGGATATTAAAAGACAGGAATGGCATCAATTTTAAAATAGAAAAGATCAGAAAAAAACTCTCTGGTGATGAAATTATTAAAAGTTATGCCCAATATATTTTAAGAGGGAGTAAAGTAAGTCATGAGCAAAATTAA
- a CDS encoding ABC transporter ATP-binding protein: protein MSKINPLKNRSLNTFLKYSIRHKKLLITTVLLSFLASGLSALPAWLIKYLVDDVLISKNVKMLVLVISGLIISTILKGIASYFTDVKSAFVTETIRREIKIDVFKHLQNLPISYYKNNKLGDIMARLSGDASSLGKIGFLIFDVLKEGTTAIVLLVRLFQVNTFLSIISLTALPAVMSLIKKYTKKIRKAGRKRQDIAGELTAYTQESLSGINIVKAFSTEEKAVKDYNTLNIKEFDASMKSRKIRAKVSPINEVITTLMVSLVAGYGCYLVVVKNTLSPGELISFVTALGLLQSPIKNMIKRNNELQEILPSADRVIEILDAETEIDHHGNREEMKGSISEVRFEHVKFYYDNNSEPAVKDFNLVVKPGEVVALVGKSGSGKTTLVNLIPRFYETSEGAIKVNGTDIKNYSLKEYRKNIGIVPQETFLFSGTIASNIAYGREDSTMEEIIEAAKMANAYDFIMEFEKGFDTEVGERGAMISGGQKQRIAIARALIQDPEIMILDEATSALDTESERLVQDALDKLMVGRTTFVIAHRLSTILNADKIVVMEKGEIKETGSHRELLEHGGIYKKLYETQFGETA, encoded by the coding sequence ATGAGCAAAATTAATCCATTAAAAAATAGATCATTAAATACTTTTTTGAAGTATAGTATAAGACACAAGAAACTCCTTATCACCACTGTTCTCTTGTCTTTTCTAGCTTCTGGTCTAAGTGCACTACCGGCTTGGCTAATAAAGTATCTGGTGGATGATGTACTTATAAGTAAAAATGTAAAAATGCTTGTACTTGTAATATCAGGATTAATAATATCAACAATTTTAAAGGGGATTGCATCTTATTTTACAGATGTAAAGTCAGCCTTTGTAACTGAGACAATAAGGCGTGAAATAAAAATAGATGTGTTCAAACATCTTCAGAACCTGCCAATATCCTACTATAAAAACAACAAATTAGGAGATATAATGGCCAGGCTTTCTGGAGACGCCTCTAGTTTAGGAAAGATAGGATTTCTTATTTTTGATGTTCTAAAAGAGGGAACAACTGCTATAGTACTTTTAGTCAGATTATTTCAAGTTAATACTTTCTTGAGTATCATATCCCTTACTGCTCTTCCTGCAGTGATGAGCCTCATTAAAAAATATACTAAAAAAATCAGAAAAGCTGGTAGAAAAAGACAGGATATAGCAGGGGAGCTTACTGCATATACTCAGGAAAGCCTTTCTGGGATAAATATAGTAAAAGCATTTAGCACAGAGGAAAAGGCAGTAAAAGATTATAATACTCTAAACATTAAAGAGTTTGACGCCTCTATGAAATCTAGAAAAATAAGAGCAAAAGTCTCTCCTATAAATGAAGTTATAACAACTCTGATGGTGTCACTTGTTGCAGGATATGGATGCTATCTTGTGGTGGTAAAAAACACATTGAGTCCCGGGGAACTAATCTCATTTGTGACGGCTTTGGGGCTCCTGCAGAGTCCTATTAAAAATATGATTAAAAGAAATAATGAACTTCAAGAAATACTTCCTTCTGCTGACAGGGTTATTGAGATACTAGATGCAGAAACAGAGATAGACCATCATGGAAACAGGGAAGAAATGAAGGGCAGTATATCAGAAGTGAGATTTGAACATGTAAAATTTTACTACGATAACAATAGCGAACCTGCAGTAAAAGACTTTAATCTTGTTGTAAAGCCTGGAGAAGTCGTGGCCTTGGTCGGAAAAAGCGGAAGCGGAAAGACCACTCTTGTAAATCTTATTCCTAGATTTTATGAGACTTCAGAGGGTGCAATAAAAGTAAACGGAACGGATATAAAAAACTACTCTCTGAAAGAATACAGGAAAAATATAGGGATAGTTCCTCAGGAAACGTTTCTTTTCAGCGGAACAATAGCATCAAATATAGCCTACGGTAGAGAAGATTCAACAATGGAAGAGATAATAGAGGCTGCAAAAATGGCCAATGCCTATGATTTCATAATGGAATTTGAAAAAGGGTTTGATACTGAGGTAGGAGAAAGAGGGGCAATGATTTCGGGAGGTCAAAAGCAGAGAATAGCAATAGCCAGAGCTCTCATACAAGACCCTGAGATAATGATATTAGATGAAGCAACATCTGCCCTTGATACAGAGTCAGAAAGACTAGTACAAGATGCACTAGATAAGTTGATGGTGGGAAGAACTACCTTTGTAATAGCTCACAGACTCTCTACCATTTTAAATGCTGATAAAATAGTGGTAATGGAGAAAGGTGAGATAAAAGAGACTGGAAGTCACAGAGAGCTCCTAGAACATGGTGGTATATATAAAAAACTTTATGAAACACAATTCGGAGAAACAGCTTAG
- the rph gene encoding ribonuclease PH produces the protein MSEQLRDDNRKLDQIRDIKITPNFTIYAEGSVLIEMGNTKVICTASVSDRVPPFLRNQGKGWLTAEYSMLPRATEDRNMREAVKGKLSGRTMEIQRLIGRSLRACIDLEKIGEKTITVDCDVIQADGGTRTASITGGYMALALAVKKLLKNDKLKENPLTANVAAISAGIVGGQPMLDLKYTEDSTAEVDMNVIMNSKGEFVEVQGTGEEATYTRKELNEMLDLAEKGIMELVELQNKIVEETEV, from the coding sequence ATGAGTGAACAATTGAGAGACGATAACAGAAAACTGGATCAGATAAGAGATATAAAAATTACGCCTAACTTTACAATTTATGCTGAGGGGTCGGTTCTTATAGAGATGGGGAATACAAAGGTAATATGTACAGCCTCTGTAAGTGACAGGGTACCTCCATTCCTTCGAAATCAGGGGAAGGGATGGCTCACGGCAGAATACTCTATGCTCCCTAGAGCCACTGAAGACAGAAATATGAGAGAAGCTGTAAAAGGAAAGCTTTCTGGGAGAACCATGGAGATCCAAAGACTTATAGGAAGGTCTCTAAGAGCCTGTATAGATCTTGAAAAAATAGGGGAAAAAACTATTACTGTAGATTGTGATGTTATCCAGGCAGACGGTGGTACAAGAACTGCCTCTATAACCGGTGGTTATATGGCACTTGCATTAGCAGTAAAAAAACTTCTTAAAAATGACAAACTGAAAGAAAATCCTTTGACTGCCAATGTAGCCGCAATAAGTGCCGGGATTGTAGGCGGACAGCCTATGCTTGACCTTAAATATACTGAAGATTCAACTGCAGAAGTGGATATGAATGTAATAATGAACTCTAAAGGTGAATTTGTAGAGGTGCAGGGAACCGGCGAAGAGGCAACTTATACTAGAAAAGAGCTAAATGAGATGCTCGACCTTGCTGAAAAAGGTATAATGGAGCTGGTAGAACTTCAAAATAAAATAGTGGAAGAGACTGAAGTATAA
- a CDS encoding XTP/dITP diphosphatase, producing the protein MKIFLATGNAKKIKEIEKILHDFDVEILSIKDGIEIPEVVEDGETFEENSAKKALEIAKYLNMPSIADDSGLCVDALRGDPGVYSARYSGENATDETNNEKLIKDLYGIGNRKAKFVSVITFARPNGEIYSFRGEIEGKIIDEPRGKDGFGYDPYFYVEEYKSTLAEIPEIKNKISHRAKALEKFRQNFQDIMKKW; encoded by the coding sequence ATGAAAATTTTCTTGGCTACAGGTAATGCAAAAAAAATAAAAGAGATAGAGAAAATACTTCATGATTTTGATGTGGAAATTTTATCTATAAAGGACGGGATAGAGATTCCAGAAGTTGTAGAGGATGGAGAGACTTTTGAAGAAAACTCTGCTAAAAAAGCCCTCGAAATAGCGAAATATCTGAATATGCCTTCAATAGCAGATGACTCAGGTCTGTGTGTAGATGCCCTTAGAGGGGATCCCGGGGTATACTCTGCAAGATACTCAGGAGAGAATGCAACAGATGAGACAAATAACGAAAAACTTATAAAAGATCTTTACGGGATAGGGAACAGGAAAGCAAAATTTGTCTCTGTTATTACATTCGCTAGACCTAATGGAGAAATTTACTCTTTTCGTGGAGAGATAGAGGGTAAAATTATAGATGAACCTAGAGGAAAGGATGGCTTTGGTTATGATCCTTACTTTTATGTTGAAGAGTATAAGAGTACTTTGGCTGAAATTCCAGAGATAAAAAATAAAATAAGTCACAGAGCAAAAGCTCTCGAGAAATTTAGACAAAATTTTCAAGATATAATGAAAAAGTGGTAG
- a CDS encoding ZIP family metal transporter, translating to MMEWLGNYTSVQQALIATCFTWFVTALGAAMVFFFKKIKREILDGMLGFSAGVMIAASFWSLLAPAIEMSEEMGNRGWIPAVVGFLSGGLFLWLIDKILPHLHQGLKTSEAEGIKTHWQRSVLLVLAITLHNIPEGLAVGVAFGAVAAGIPSANLAGAVALAIGIGIQNFPEGAAVSVPLRREGVSRIKSFWYGQLSGVVEPVAGIIGAYAVLSMRTLLPYALSFAAGAMIFVVVEELIPESQIDKKTDISTAGAMIGFAVMMTLDVALG from the coding sequence ATGATGGAGTGGCTAGGAAATTACACGTCTGTTCAGCAGGCCCTTATAGCAACTTGTTTTACTTGGTTTGTGACGGCTTTAGGAGCAGCCATGGTATTTTTTTTCAAGAAGATAAAAAGAGAAATTTTAGATGGAATGTTAGGATTTTCAGCTGGTGTAATGATAGCAGCCAGTTTCTGGTCTTTATTGGCTCCTGCTATTGAGATGTCCGAGGAGATGGGGAATCGTGGTTGGATACCTGCAGTGGTAGGATTTCTTTCTGGTGGTCTCTTTCTTTGGCTCATTGATAAAATATTGCCGCATCTCCACCAGGGTCTCAAAACTTCAGAAGCTGAGGGAATAAAAACCCACTGGCAGAGGAGTGTATTATTGGTGCTTGCAATAACTCTCCATAATATACCTGAGGGACTTGCAGTTGGAGTTGCCTTTGGAGCGGTTGCAGCTGGGATCCCTTCTGCAAACCTTGCTGGAGCGGTGGCTCTTGCAATAGGCATAGGTATTCAAAATTTTCCTGAGGGTGCAGCAGTTTCAGTTCCTCTCAGACGAGAAGGGGTCTCAAGAATCAAAAGTTTCTGGTATGGGCAGTTATCGGGGGTAGTAGAGCCTGTCGCTGGAATCATAGGGGCATATGCAGTTCTTAGTATGAGAACTCTTCTTCCTTATGCACTTTCATTTGCAGCGGGAGCAATGATCTTTGTAGTTGTAGAAGAGCTTATACCTGAGTCTCAGATTGATAAAAAAACGGATATTTCCACAGCAGGAGCCATGATAGGATTTGCAGTTATGATGACTCTTGATGTGGCTTTAGGATAA
- a CDS encoding M23 family metallopeptidase — protein MKIDAIIGILVLFFVKSYGSIEGRASLESLRGVNYTNSRSIDSTRPESIEVRNVILSGRDAGYEVREITLEERVVFNAYQRKTQELNFMWPLEKIAVTSNWGGRVDPITGNEGSKHNGIDLAAPIGTRVYSPESGVVRTARWIRGYGKTIIIDHGNGYSTRFAHLSSYNIKEDDFVDRGSFIARTGNTGRSTGPHLHYEIRYEEQPLNPADFLDL, from the coding sequence TTGAAAATAGATGCAATTATTGGAATATTGGTTTTATTTTTTGTAAAAAGCTACGGGAGTATAGAGGGTAGAGCTTCATTAGAAAGTTTAAGAGGTGTTAATTATACAAACAGTAGGAGCATTGACTCTACCAGGCCGGAATCTATAGAGGTGAGGAATGTAATATTGAGTGGAAGAGATGCAGGCTATGAAGTGAGGGAGATAACGTTAGAAGAGAGAGTGGTCTTTAATGCATACCAGAGAAAAACTCAAGAACTTAATTTTATGTGGCCTCTTGAAAAGATCGCAGTGACGAGCAACTGGGGTGGGAGAGTGGACCCCATTACTGGGAATGAGGGGTCTAAACATAATGGAATAGATCTAGCTGCCCCTATAGGAACAAGAGTCTATTCCCCAGAGAGTGGTGTAGTGAGAACTGCTAGGTGGATTAGGGGATACGGAAAAACAATTATAATAGATCATGGAAATGGTTATTCCACAAGATTTGCACATCTTAGCAGTTATAACATAAAAGAAGATGACTTCGTAGACAGAGGTAGTTTTATAGCTAGGACTGGAAATACAGGTAGAAGTACTGGTCCGCATCTTCATTATGAGATAAGATATGAAGAACAACCTTTAAATCCTGCAGATTTTTTGGATCTTTAA